Genomic window (Candidatus Firestonebacteria bacterium RIFOXYD2_FULL_39_29):
CAATTCCTGCAGTCTTTTTATTTTCATATAAATTTATTACAGGCACATTCGTGTTCAGGATAACAAGAGCTCTTTTTTTATATTTTTTCACCGCTGCTTTTAGAAGCTCCGGAACTACCGATGCGACAACAATCAATCCGCAATTCTTTTCTGTTAAAACCGAGAGCTTCTTAAATGAAGAAACCCCGGAGGGAACCCGTTTTAAGGGAACAAAAACTTTTTTTCTAAAAAAACCGGCAACCATAAATGAATTGCCTATGTTTAAATATACTTTTTTATGATACATCGCCGCTCAGCACTCTCTTTTTCTCCCCTGAACTCAGACGCAAAATCAAGGCACAGTCGTCATCAATATCAAGAGCGATTCCCTCAAAACTCTCCAGAAGTCCTTTTACCTTGACTTTATTATTTAGAGTAACAGAATGTTCTTTCCACCTTGAAAGAAACGGTTCAAATCCCTCTTTCTTAAAAAGCTCATAACCTGTTTCAATATTTTTGAGTATCTCTTTCAGAAGTTTAAGACGTGATACTTCTTTTCCAGCCTCAACAGATAAAGAAGTTGCAGAATTTTTCAGCAACCCCTCGAAAGCATTTTCATTTAGATTAACATTGACCCCTATTCCAATCACCTGATAATTAATAACATCCGGACCGGCTTTTATCTCTGTAAGTATGCCGCATACCTTTTTTCCGTTTACCAGTACATCATTAGGCCACTTTAAACCGGCTTTTAATCCTGTAACCGACTTTATCGCATCAAGCACAGCAAGACCCGAAATAAAGGTAAGTTTTGCGGAATGTTGAGGATTTATCTTCGGCTTCAGTATTATTGAAAACCAAAGACCGGAACCGGACGGAGAGATCCATTTTCGACCTAACCTTCCTTTTCCTGCAGTCTGCTTTTCGGCAATTACCACTGCTCCTTCAGAAACCTTCCCTTCAGCTAACTTAATTGCAATCTCATTGGTCGAGCCTGCCTCGTTAAAGCAATAAAGTTCCCGTCCCATATATTCAGTTTCTAATCCATCCCTTATCTCTGCCGGCAATACTTTATCAGGCGAAGAGATCAGAGTATATCCCAAATGAGTATGACTTTCAATTTTATATCCCTGTTTCATCAAGGCATGCATATGTTTCCATATAGCAGCCCGGGTAACCCCAAACTTTTTACTGAGCTCCTCACCTGAAATACAATCCGGACAGGAAGATTTAAGTAAAATCAGTATTTGTTCTTCTTTATCCGGTATGTTCATACCGGAATCGGTCCGTGCTTCTCTTCGTATTTTTTTACATTATCTGTTAACGCCATTAAAAACCTCTTTATATGGGTAGGAGAGGAAATCACTCTTGCCCCCACTTTGTTTTTCTGTTGTTGAGGAAATACAAAAACAAAATCCATAACAAACTCATTCTCGTTATGAGATACCACTACAAAATTAGAATAGACACCCTTACTGATCTGTTCATCTATTTCTATGTTTATTTGTTTTCCGTCTTCGTTGTTGAGCATAAGCCCTCCTGATTAAAACAATCGTCTATAAAAGTTCATAACGTCCGTAAAGTCCATTAAAGTTTTACACTAATGTGGTATATTTTACTTTTTCCGCCTAGGCGGATTTCGCGAAGCTTTAAGGTCCAATATTTAAACTTCGCTCAACTTGCTTTCTTTTCCGCCAAAAAGCGTGGCGGACTGCTCGCCTAAATACTGGCGCGCAGACTATTTCTACTTTCTCTACTTACTGCTCTTACTTCTCCTGCTTCCACTGCTTTATTCGCTTTTTTTGCTTTCCTTGCTTTCCCTGCTCTCTTCCGCCGCAACTCCCGAGTAGACCTTTTTAATACTGCAATTAGAGTAATAATGTGTTATTATTTCTATATAACTCTTTTTTCTTGCAGCCATTCTCATGGCACCTTCCTGACACATCCCTACACCATGACCCCATCCGCATCCAAAAATAAGATTTTTTTCAACCTTATAGAAAGAACTCCTGAGACCAGAAAGGGCGCTCCGGCTCCGGTCTAAAAGATATTTTTTTGTACCCATCTGGG
Coding sequences:
- a CDS encoding biotin--[acetyl-CoA-carboxylase] ligase yields the protein MNIPDKEEQILILLKSSCPDCISGEELSKKFGVTRAAIWKHMHALMKQGYKIESHTHLGYTLISSPDKVLPAEIRDGLETEYMGRELYCFNEAGSTNEIAIKLAEGKVSEGAVVIAEKQTAGKGRLGRKWISPSGSGLWFSIILKPKINPQHSAKLTFISGLAVLDAIKSVTGLKAGLKWPNDVLVNGKKVCGILTEIKAGPDVINYQVIGIGVNVNLNENAFEGLLKNSATSLSVEAGKEVSRLKLLKEILKNIETGYELFKKEGFEPFLSRWKEHSVTLNNKVKVKGLLESFEGIALDIDDDCALILRLSSGEKKRVLSGDVS